A window of Oncorhynchus keta strain PuntledgeMale-10-30-2019 chromosome 27, Oket_V2, whole genome shotgun sequence contains these coding sequences:
- the LOC118359688 gene encoding guanine nucleotide-binding protein G(s) subunit alpha isoform X1 — protein sequence MGCLGNSKTEDQRNEEKSQREANKKIEKQLQKDKQIYRATHRLLLLGAGESGKSTIVKQMRILHVNGFNAEEKKQKIHDIKNNIKEAIETIVAAMSTLTPPVQLSNQHNQYRIQYVLNLVNQKDFEFTSEFYENAKTLWQDEGVRACFERSNEYQLIDCAQYFLDKIDIVKRSDYTPTDQDLLRCRVLTSGIFETRFQVDKVNFHMFDVGGQRDERRKWIQCFNDVTAIIFVVASSSYNMVIREDNQTNRLQEALNLFKNIWNNRWLRTISVILFLNKQDLLAEKVLAGKSKIEEYFPEFARYTTPDDATPEPGEDPRVTRAKYFIRDEFLRISTASGDGRHYCYPHFTCAVDTENIRRVFNDCRDIIQRMHLRQYELL from the exons ATGGGTTGTTTGGGCAACAGCAAGACTGAAGATCAGCGAAATGAGGAGAAGTCACAAAGAGAAGCAAACAAAAAGATAGAGAAACAACTTCAGAAGGACAAACAGATATATAGAGCAACTCACAGGCTACTACTTTTGG GGGCTGGTGAGTCAGGGAAGAGCACCATAGTGAAACAGATGCGAATCCTCCATGTGAATGGCTTCAATGCAGA aGAGAAGAAGCAGAAAATTCATGATATCAAGAATAATATTAAAGAAGCTATTGAG ACCATAGTAGCAGCTATGAGTACACTGACGCCTCCCGTTCAGCTCTCCAATCAACACAACCAATACCGAATCCAATATGTCCTCAACCTAGTCAATCAGAAGGACTTTGAATTCACATCT gagttTTATGAAAATGCAAAGACTCTCTGGCAGGATGAGGGCGTGAGGGCGTGTTTTGAGAGATCCAATGAGTACCAGCTGATCGACTGTGCGCAGTA CTTTCTAGACAAGATTGACATTGTGAAACGGAGTGACTACACTCCCACTGATCAG gACCTACTGAGATGCAGAGTGCTCACCTCTGGGATCTTTGAGACCAGATTTCAGGTGGACAAAGTCAATTTTCA CATGTTTGACGTTGGTGGTCAAAGGGATGAACGTCGGAAATGGATCCAGTGCTTTAACG ATGTAACAGCCATTATTTTTGTGGTGGCCAGTAGCAGCTACAACATGGTGATCCGGGAGGACAATCAGACCAACCGTTTGCAGGAGGCTCTAAATCTATTCAAGAACATCTGGAACAACAG GTGGCTGCGGACCATTTCTGTCATCCTATTCCTCAACAAACAGGACCTGCTAGCAGAGAAGGTGTTGGCTGGGAAATCAAAAATTGAAGAGTACTTCCCAGAGTTTGCACGCTACACCACACCGGATGATG CAACACCAGAACCAGGGGAGGATCCACGCGTCACGAGGGCAAAGTACTTCATACGAGATGAGTTCCTG AGGATCAGCACAGCCAGCGGAGATGGCAGGCACTATTGTTACCCCCATTTTACCTGCGCCGTCGACACAGAAAACATCCGCCGGGTCTTCAACGACTGTCGGGACATCATTCAGAGGATGCACCTTCGGCAGTACGAGCTCTTGTGA
- the LOC118359688 gene encoding guanine nucleotide-binding protein G(s) subunit alpha isoform X2, producing MFDVGGQRDERRKWIQCFNDVTAIIFVVASSSYNMVIREDNQTNRLQEALNLFKNIWNNRWLRTISVILFLNKQDLLAEKVLAGKSKIEEYFPEFARYTTPDDATPEPGEDPRVTRAKYFIRDEFLRISTASGDGRHYCYPHFTCAVDTENIRRVFNDCRDIIQRMHLRQYELL from the exons ATGTTTGACGTTGGTGGTCAAAGGGATGAACGTCGGAAATGGATCCAGTGCTTTAACG ATGTAACAGCCATTATTTTTGTGGTGGCCAGTAGCAGCTACAACATGGTGATCCGGGAGGACAATCAGACCAACCGTTTGCAGGAGGCTCTAAATCTATTCAAGAACATCTGGAACAACAG GTGGCTGCGGACCATTTCTGTCATCCTATTCCTCAACAAACAGGACCTGCTAGCAGAGAAGGTGTTGGCTGGGAAATCAAAAATTGAAGAGTACTTCCCAGAGTTTGCACGCTACACCACACCGGATGATG CAACACCAGAACCAGGGGAGGATCCACGCGTCACGAGGGCAAAGTACTTCATACGAGATGAGTTCCTG AGGATCAGCACAGCCAGCGGAGATGGCAGGCACTATTGTTACCCCCATTTTACCTGCGCCGTCGACACAGAAAACATCCGCCGGGTCTTCAACGACTGTCGGGACATCATTCAGAGGATGCACCTTCGGCAGTACGAGCTCTTGTGA